One segment of Pempheris klunzingeri isolate RE-2024b chromosome 20, fPemKlu1.hap1, whole genome shotgun sequence DNA contains the following:
- the LOC139219873 gene encoding peroxiredoxin-like 2A, producing MAMGVLTNTVATVGSLITAVMNFVTDLFLTPPLKAPLAHLEETDLRTLTGEIRTFKAKSLWEKSGAVIMAVRRPGUFLCREEAAELSSLKPQLDELGVPLYAVVKEDVGTEVQNFRHYFKGEIFLDKKRRFYGPRERKMGLLGFLRVGVWMNGLRAFKNGFMGNVLGEGFVLGGVFVIGQGPQGILLEHREIEFGDKVNILEVIRAVRRMAQELQLVERK from the exons atggcGATGGGAGTCCTGACGAACACCGTGGCCACTGTCGGCAGCCTCATCACTGCTGTTATGAACTTTGTGACAGATTTGTTCCTGACACCCCCCCTGAAGGCCCCTCTGGCCCACCTGGAGGAGACTGATCTGCGCACTTTGACAGGAG AGATAAGGACCTTTAAAGCCAAGTCTCTGTGGGAGAAGTCAGGGGCTGTCATCATGGCAGTGCGGAGACCCGGATGATTCTTGTGCAGAGAG gaggctgcagagctgtCCTCTCTGAAGCCCCAGCTGGACGAGCTCGGGGTCCCTCTGTACGCCGTGGTGAAGGAGGACGTCGGCACCGAGGTCCAGAACTTCAGGCACTACTTCAAGGGGGAGATCTTCTTGGACAAAAAG AGGCGTTTTTATGGGCCACGTGAGCGGAAGATGGGTCTCCTGGGGTTCCTGCGTGTTGGGGTGTGGATGAACGGCCTGAGGGCCTTCAAGAACGGCTTCATGGGAAACGTTTTGGGAGAGGGCTTTGTCCTCGGTGGGGTCTTTGTCATTGGACAAGGACCGCAG GGAATCCTTCTGGAGCACAGAGAGATTGAGTTTGGAGATAAAGTCAACATTTTGGAAGTGATCCGAGCGGTCAGAAGAATGGCACAAGAACTTCAGCTTGTAGAGAGGAAATAA
- the LOC139219872 gene encoding PDZ domain-containing protein 7-like yields the protein MAHSSDPSRREKTPGTQGSHTATRNLLRKKEQRRRGIRSSSPMGRVILINSPVDGGDDSEDLHTITVDKSVDGKLGFSVRGGSEHGLSIFVSKVEDNSTAEEAGLLVGDKLVEVNGISLESITMSSAVKVLTGNNRLRMVVRRVGKVPGIRYSKEKTTWVDLIHRRMVVEESGRTPSDTSSGSALQRIVHLYTTSDDYCLGFNIRGGKEFGLGIYVSKLDPGGLAEQNGIKMGDQILAANGISFEDISHSSAVEVLKSHTHVMLTIKEAGRYPAYKEMVAEYRWLNKLANGTQKSSSQGSDSNSSASSLSSGTPVSSLSGLSQVMFPPSMPFGSDMVDVCISTEDQRSDSERTETAIQTDLPSQRTRSLGPTTLLRDTVIRADEDRGRKESPKTAVLLALSKPSRPISRSQSQVTVAEIKQKKESKQKGKDPEEKSTLQRSKTFVNLLFRGGRRRDTSRGRSKSLATDKAERRHAMPNSEMLGVVEGMARRLLTEEEVAAVMKTCRRYVAEQSVENLIRHLLAVLDRPEKLLLLREVRMLLPPRDLSAFNSMVTPLEVEAYDILKYRSIKTPPLRSPTSGRAPKRRLITPIPDYRGGFELHNTEEVEKESHLLEELEKLSLSGPRVYRERPHTSGSFTPLLDIPVDGYNAESRDSRPPSASAMLPNWLLAHSDDSRPPLRTDIGTIRSVHFDEVSLHATSERGRSPFRNGHSKSTKEKSGDGGKETVFTLQSAARRSRPSLSQVFSSKSDQHKGSERMNGHQAADENGLNGSDPEQEYQLKTVSISKTKQSLGISISGGMESKVQPVVKIEKIFPGGAASTCEVLKAGFELVSVDGASLHGVTHQHAVDIIRKAFSNKAKDPMVFVVKVPKNL from the exons ATGGCTCACTCGTCAGACCCGTCCCGCAGGGAGAAGACCCCCGGGACCCAAGGGTCACACACGGCTACACGTAACCTCTTGCGGAAGAAGGAGCAGCGTCGGCGTGGAATCCGATCCTCCTCGCCCATGGGCCGGGTCATCCTCATCAACTCTCCTGTGGATG GTGGGGATGACAGCGAGGACCTCCACACGATCACAGTGGATAAGAGTGTGGACGGAAAGCTCGGCTTTAGCGTGCGTGGAGGCTCCGAACATGGCCTCAGCATCTTTGTCAGTAAGGTGGAGGACAACAGTACAGCCG aggagGCAGGCCTGCTTGTAGGTGACAAACTGGTGGAGGTGAATGGTATCAGCCTGGAGAGCATCACGATGAGCAGCGCTGTGAAGGTCCTGACGGGCAACAACAGGCTCAGGATGGTGGTGAGACGTGTCGGCAAAGTCCCTGGCATCCGCTACTCCAAAGAGAAGACTACCTG GGTGGACTTGATACACAGGCGcatggtggtggaggagagcgGACGCACACCTTCGGACACCAGCTCAGGAAGCGCCCTCCAAAGGATCGTCCACCTTTACACCACCTCAGACGACTACTGCCTGGGCTTCAACATCCGTGGGGGGAAGGAGTTCGGTCTGGGCATCTACGTCTCCAA ACTGGATCCTGGTGGTCTGGCCGAGCAGAATGGAATAAAGATGGGGGACCAGATCCTGGCGGCCAATGGCATCAGCTTTGAGGACATCAGCCACAGCAGCGCCGTGGAGGTGCTGAAGAGCCACACACATGTCATGCTGACCATCAAG GAAGCAGGACGATACCCTGCGTATAAGGAGATGGTGGCAGAATACAGGTGGCTCAATAAGC TGGCCAATGGCACTCAGAAATCTTCCTCCCAGGGTTCGGACTCCAACtcttcagcctcctctctgtcgTCTGGGACTCCGGTCAGCTCTCTGAGCGGCCTGTCACAGGTCATGTTCCCTCCCAGCATGCCGTTTGGTTCAGACATGGTGGACGTCTGCATCTCTACTGAGGACcagag GTCTGACTCGGAGCGAACAGAGACTGCTATCCAGACGGACCTCCCCTCTCAGAGGACACGCAGCCTGGGACCAACCACTCTGCTCAGAGACACGGTGATCCGTGCAGACGAGGACCGGGGGAGGAAGGAGTCCCCCAAGACGGCCGTGCTGCTGGCTCTCAGTAAACCAAGCCGACCAATCAGCAGGTCCCAGAGCCAGGTCACCGTGGCAG AGATCAAGCAGAAGAAAGAGAGTAAGCAGAAGGGGAAGGACCCGGAGGAGAAGAGCACCCTGCAGCGCTCAAAGACCTTCGTCAACCTGCTATTCAGGGGTGGACGCAGAAGAGACACTTCCAGGGGGCGCTCCAAGTCCCTGGCCACCGACAAGGCTG AGAGGCGACACGCGATGCCAAACTCTGAGATGCTGGGAGTGGTGGAGGGCATGGCCCGCAGGCTGCtgactgaggaggaggtggctgctGTGATGAAGACGTGCCGAAGG TATGTTGCAGAGCAGTCGGTGGAGAACCTGATACGCCACCTGCTGGCCGTGCTGGACAGACctgaaaagctgctgctgctgagggaagTCAG GATGCTGCTTCCTCCTCGTGACCTGAGTGCGTTCAATAGCATGGTGACCCCCCTCGAAGTCGAGGCCTACGACATCCTCAAGTACCGTTCGA TTAAAACTCCTCCTCTTCGCTCTCCTACATCTGGTCGAGCACCCAAACGCAGACTCATCACTCCCATCCCAG ATTACAGAGGAGGCTTTGAGCTCCACAACactgaggaggtggagaaggagagtCACctactggaggagctggagaagctCAGTCTGTCTGGGCCCCGGGTGTACAGGGAGAGGCCCCACACCTCCGGGTCCTTCACCCCGCTGCTGGACATACCGGTGGACGGATATAACGCAGAGTCCCGAGACAGCAGACCCCCCTCTGCCAGCGCCATGCTCCCCAACTGGCTTCTGGCCCACAGCGATGACTCCCGCCCTCCCCTCCGAACAGACATCGGCACGATTCGCTCCGTCCACTTCGACGAGGTTTCACTGCACGCTACTTCAGAAAGAGGACGGTCCCCTTTTAGAAACGGCCACTCCAAAAGCACAAAGGAGAAAAGTGGAGACGGGGGTAAAGAAactgtgttcacactgcagaGTGCCGCCCGCAGGAGTCGGCCCTCGTTGTCGCAGGTTTTCAGTTCAAAGTCTGATCAGCACAAGGGGAGCGAACGGATGAACGGCCATCAGGCTGCAGATGAGAACGGACTCAACGGCTCCGACCCTGAACAGGAGTACCAACTGAAAACTGTCAGCATCTCAAAGACCAAACAGTCACTGG GCATCAGTATATCTGGTGGGATGGAGTCGAAGGTTCAGCCGGTGGTGAAGATCGAGAAGATCTTTCCTGGAGGAGCCGCCTCTACGTGTGAAGTGCTCAAG GCTGGATTTGAGTTGGTGTCCGTGGACGGAGCCTCCCTGCACGGAGTTACCCATCAGCACGCTGTCGACATCATCCGAAAAGCCTTCAGCAACAAGGCCAAAGACCCCATGGTGTTTGTGGTCAAAGTCCCCAAAAACCTTTGA
- the LOC139219859 gene encoding leucine zipper putative tumor suppressor 2 homolog, whose translation MALVQALPISAEPHNSGLSGGARRRHPSGSSPPINAPPSTLDPMGSVSSLIATRPGPYQDHRSGIEPGARVRRPTPGASCLGSESPQDPLLQNIPPLKKQSSTTSNRGLEKESGNGNYTYLNEDYVGDWNDNHVRPASPGSDGDETKEGSGLNGNMGGPPPKLIPVSGKLERNMEKSVLRPTAFKPVIPKNRTSMQYLSPRHSANVSESQNNLNLLSPTHREVSPSSAEKCSLYSRARNSGGGSNQSCQLSDSGRNSLSSLPPYSQASGEATAGHLEPMKSAPPVSGHGHTNSDSGRSSSSKSTGSGSISGRGQPLSDSGSSGRSPGPVEGYEGVVRDLEDKLRERELELQQLRDNLDENEAAICQVYEEKQKRFELELEELRQGCATRMQVASQKAQRAQQVLQLQVYQLQQEKKKLQEDFAQLLKEREQLEERCTSYEHEKIQLGPRLEESKWEVCQKSGEISLLKQQLKDVQGELAQRVGEIVSLRGQLRETRGELTNTQVLLQEAHGTTRTRTLELEVCENELQRRKSEAELLREKVGRLEAELSHLRDALANQATGNRQCQVFQEAEEQLLAYESDEAKAQRQSSSEALQNMKVQMDRMKAELVFERQRAEQQMGSFEEERRIWQEEKDKVIRYQKQLQQNYVQMYRRNRELEQLLQELSHELESREEDEGSGNEINFDEIAATEI comes from the exons ATGGCCCTGGTTCAGGCTCTGCCCATATCTGCTGAGCCCCACAACTCAGGCCTCAGCGGAGGAGCCCGCAGGAGACACCCCTCCGGCTCCTCACCCCCCATCAACGCTCCACCCTCCACTCTGGATCCTATGGGTTCTGTCAGCAGCCTCATCGCCACCCGCCCCGGTCCCTACCAGGACCATCGTTCTGGCATCGAGCCGGGAGCCAGGGTCCGACGGCCCACACCAGGCGCCTCCTGTCTGGGCTCTGAGTCGCCCCAGGACCCCTTACTGCAGAACATCCCCCCGCTCAAGAAACAGAGCTCCACAACATCCAACAGGGGCCTGGAGAAGGAGAGCGGGAATGGGAACTATACCTATCTGAATGAGGACTATGTAGGTGACTGGAATGACAATCATGTAAGACCTGCGAGCCCCGGGAGTGATGGAGACGAGACTAAAGAAGGATCAGGCTTGAATGGGAATATGGGGGGACCTCCTCCAAAACTGATCCCTGTGTCAGGAAAACTTGAGAGG AACATGGAGAAATCAGTGCTGCGGCCCACTGCCTTCAAACCCGTCATTCCCAAGAACCGTACGTCCATGCAGTACCTCTCCCCTCGCCACTCTGCCAACGTATCAGAAAGCCAAAACAACCTGAACCTGCTCAGCCCCACCCACAGAGAGGTGTCACCCTCCTCTGCTGAGAAATGCAGCTTGTACAGCCGGGCCCGTAACAGCGGCGGAGGCAGCAACCAGTCCTGTCAGCTGTCCGACTCGGGACGCAACTCCCTCTCCAGCCTACCACCTTACAGTCAGGCATCAGGAGAGGCCACCGCTGGCCACCTGGAGCCCATGAAAAGCGCCCCGCCAGTCAGCGGGCACGGACACACCAACTCAGACAGCGGCCGCTCATCTTCCAGTAAGAGCACAGGCTCCGGTTCGATAAGTGGCCGAGGGCAACCTCTGTCTGATAGCGGGTCCAGCGGGCGCTCCCCGGGCCCGGTGGAGGGTTATGAGGGTGTGGTGAGGGACCTGGAGGACaagctgagggagagagagctggaactgcagcagctcagagacaACCTGGACGAGAATGAAGCTGCAATCTGTCAG GTTTatgaggagaagcagaagcgctttgagctggagctggaggagctgagacagGGCTGTGCCACCAGGATGCAGGTAGCTTCACAGAAGGCCCAGCGTGCACAGCAGGTGCTTCAGTTGCAG GTCTATCAGCtccagcaggagaagaagaagctgcaggAGGACTTCGCTCAGCTCCtgaaggagagggagcagcTAGAGGAGCGCTGCACCTCCTATGAGCATGAAAAGATCCAGCTGGGGCCTCGACTGGAGGAGAGCAAGTGGGAG gtCTGTCAGAAGTCGGGGGAAATCTCGctgctgaagcagcagctgaaggacGTGCAGGGAGAGTTGGCCCAGCGGGTGGGAGAGATCGTTTCACTGCGGGGTCAACTCAGAGAGACTCGCGGTGAGCTGACAAACACCCAGGTCCTGCTCCAGGAGGCCCACGGTACAACCCGCACACGAACGCTGGAGCTGGAGGTGTGTGAGAACGAGCTTCAGCGTCGCAAGAGCGAAGCAGAGCTGCTCAGAGAGAAGGTCGGACGCCTTGAGGCAGAGTTGTCTCATCTCAGAGATGCGTTGGCCAATCAGgccacaggaaacagacagtGTCAGGTgttccaggaagcagaggagcagctcctCGCCTACGAAAGCGACGAGGCGAAAGCCCAGCGGCAGAGCAGCAGCGAGGCCCTGCAGAACATGAAGGTACAGATGGACAGGATGAAGGCTGAGCTGGTCTTCGAGCGTCAGCGGGCTGAGCAGCAGATGGGAAGCTTCGAGGAGGAGCGCAGGATATggcaggaggagaaggacaaaGTTATCCGCTaccagaagcagctgcagcagaactaTGTGCAGATGTATCGCAGGAACCGAGAGCTGGAGCAGCTCCTGCAGGAGCTCAGTCATGaactggagagcagagaggaggacgagggTAGCGGCAACGAGATCAACTTTGATGAAATTGCCGCCACGGAGATATGA